ATGGGGGTTTGCCGTTAAATAAGTATTTTTATTTATGGAAGATGCACAACCTCCGGTAAAGGATTTGAGAAATCTTTTGAGTATCCTTTATTTATACGCTGATATAAACCAAACACATTAGTCAGGATTCCAATAACATCACCGTTCCCAGTCCACCATCGGCACAGACACTGACCACCGCTTTCTTGCCGGGTCCCATTTGTGCCAGTTCCTTGATTGATTGGTTAATAATTCTTGCGCCGGTCGCTCCGAAAGGGTGACCAATAGCAATACTACCTCCATTTGGATTGAGATGGTCCCAAGGGAACGCTCCAAAGTCGAATGAAACACCCACCTTTTTAAGGTGATTTTTATCTTCAAGCAATTGAACGTTAGCAGCCACCTGTGACCCAAAGGCTTCGTGCACCTCCCATAAATCTATATTATCATAGCGTAAATTGTGCCTGGCCATTAATCTGGGAATTGCAAATGTAGTGGCCATCAACAGTCCTTCTTTTTCAATATTTACGGCGGCAATTTCCCAGTCTATTAATTGAACAGCATAGGATTCATCGGAAAATTTCTCTTTTGCCTTTGAACCACATACCCATAAACCTGCGGCACCATCGGTCAATAAGGAAGAATTTCCGGCAGTCAATGAACCGTTGCCCGACTCCTTATCGAATACCGGATTGAGTTTGGCCAACTGCTCCAAACTGGTATTTTCCCGAGGAATCTTATCCTCTTCAACTCCATCCAACGATAAAATCAAATCATCAAAAAATCCATTATTTCTTCCTTTGATATAATTTTGATGGCTGTTAAGGGCTATCTCATCTTGCCGCTCTCTATCAATATTAAGACGTTTTGTGGTAATTTCGGAATGTTCGCCCATACTCAAACCAGTAGTTCTGTTGGTAACACTCGGGATAAACAAACGTATATCCCCAAAACTCAAATCTTTCAATTTTGAAAATTTATCCGCAAGGGTCTTGCTTTGGAACAACCGCCGTAACCAGTCGGAAAAATTCTGGTTCAATCCAAGTTGAACCCGACTCATACTTTCAACGCCGCCCACCAAGGCAACCTCTTCTTCGCTTATCAATCCAGCAGCCTCAATGGCTGCCATCATACTGGTGCTACAGGCCATAATCGTGGTCAACGCAGGAATACTCTGATCTAATTCTGCATCCATAAGTATCTCACGTGCAAGATTGCTATAACCTAGATTTGGCGCTACTGAACCCCAAATAAAAAGATTGGGGGATAAAGAGTCTCTTTTTATCATTTCCTGGACAACGGGAATAGACAAGTGAAGGGCATCTTTATCTTTAAAATCTTTATCAACCTTTGCAAAAGGTGTTCTCAATCCGGCGATCAACCAAATTTCACTTTTAGAGTTTTTCATAGTAGTAATTCTATTAAGCCTTAAATTAGGAAAAAATGGTCCTATGAAAAATAATTAAAGCATAAGATTATTGTATGTAAGCAACTTTTTAATGCAACAAGTAAAGCTTTGCAGAGACTTCTACTATCGCTGGAAAGAGGGAGTACTCTATTTACCTGTCACAGCCATTGATAAGAGTGGTCGAGGCCTGTGGTCAAGAGGCGAAAAACTTTATGTAGATTTTTGCACGATGGTCAGTTGTTTCTTCCGAGAATTCTACAACTCTTTCAGCAAATTTCGTAACACGGTTGGCGGCAACAATTCCGAACTTTGCATAAAGTAATTCAGATAAAGCCATGGAAACCACAACTGTTTTGGAGCAAAAGGATAAAACCAAGAAATCAGATATCAAAAAATCGTTTCCGGTCACGGGAATGACTTGTGCGGCCTGCGCATCAAGTGTTGAATCCATCCTGTCGCATACTGAAGGTGTCAATAATGCCATTGTTAATTTTGCGAGCAGCTCGGTACTCGTAGATTATGATGAGAACGTTACCGAAGAAAAATTGCAAAACGCTTTACGTCAGGTGGGCTATGACATTATCATAAATGCTGAAGACCCTTCGGAGGTACAAGAGGAGCTTCGGCAAAAGCATTATTATGATATAAAAAACCGTACTATCTGGTCAGCGATTCTGACCCTTCCCATTTTCATTTTGGGAATGTTTTTTATGCATTGGGAACCTGGAAAATGGATATCCTTGGTATTGACTTTTCCTGTTTTATTTTGGTTCGGTCGTAGCTTTTTCATCAATGCTTTCAAGCAGGCCAAACACGGGAAGGCGAATATGGATACCTTGGTCGCCTTGAGTACCGGAATCGCTTTTCTGTTCAGTGTTTTCAACACCCTCTTTCCTGAATTTTGGCTGAGCCGTGGTATTGAACCACACGTCTATTACGAAGCGGCCACGGTCATTATTACATTCATTTCCCTTGGAAAATTATTGGAAGAAAGGGCCAAATCAAACACCTCTTCGGCCATTAAAAAACTGATGGGATTACAACCCAAAACACTAAAAATCATTGAGCATGGGGAAGAAAAAGAAATTCCTATTTCCTCGGTTCAAGTAGGTCAAACTATTTTAGTTCGTCCAGGAGAAAAGATTCCTGTGGATGGGGAAGTTTCCAAAGGCAGCTCGTATGTAGATGAAAGTATGATTACAGGGGAACCTGTTCCCGTGGAAAAATCAGGTGGTGGAAAAGTATTTGCGGGTACGGTAAACCAAAAAGGAAGTTTTCAATTTACCGCTGAAAAAGTAGGTGGGGAAACCTTGCTATCCCAAATCATCAAAATGGTTCAGGAAGCCCAGGGAAGCAAGGCACCCGTTCAAAAACTGGTCGATAAAATTGCTGGAATATTTGTTCCTATCGTTTTGGGTATATCTATCATTACGTTCATTGTTTGGATGTCGGTAGGAGACGATAATGCATTTTCGCAGGCCTTATTGACCTCTGTAGCAGTATTGGTTATCGCTTGTCCCTGTGCATTGGGATTGGCTACACCTACGGCTATAATGGTGGGGATTGGCAAAGGTGCCGAGAACAATATCCTAATAAAAGATGCCGAAAGTTTAGAACTAGGACATAAAGTGAATGCGGTCATTCTTGATAAAACGGGTACCATTACCGAAGGAAAACCATTAGTGACGGATATTCATTGGTCTGAGAATAATAAAGACACGAAGAAATACAAACAAATTCTTTTAGCAATTGAAGCACAATCTGAACACCCTTTGGCGGAAGCGGTGGTCAACCTTTTGAAAGAAGAAGATATTGAACAAACTGAAATAGATTCCTTTGAAAGTATTACAGGTATGGGTGTAAAAGCTCAAGCAAAAAATGGTTCACAATACTATGTGGGAAACCATAAATTAATGCTTGAGAAAAATATTCAAATTAATGCTTCCTTAATGCAAACAGCAGAAAGCCTCGAAGAGCAAGCAAAAACAGTCATATTCTATGGAAATGATGAACAAGTACTGGCAATACTCGCCATTGCAGATAAAATTAAGGAAACTTCAAAGAAAGCCATAGCAACGCTTCAAGAAAGAGACATCGAGGTCTTTATGCTTACCGGAGATAACAATAAGACCGCAGCTGCAGTAGCACAACAGGTTGGAATAACAAATTACCAAGGCGAAGTAATGCCTTCGGACAAGGCAGCTTTTGTAGAAAAACTGCAAGCTGATGGAAAAATAGTAGCTATGGTTGGCGATGGCATCAACGATTCCCACGCCTTGGCGCAAGCCAATGTGAGTATTGCGATGGGTAAAGGTTCTGATATAGCGATGGATGTTGCAAAAATGACTTTGATAACTTCAGATTTGCAATCCATCCCAAAAGCATTGGAACTATCAAAGAAAACGGTTTTGGGTATCCGTCAGAACTTATTTTGGGCATTCATATATAATATCATTGGAATACCGATTGCGGCGGGCGTTTTGTATCCCATAAATGGGTTCTTATTGGACCCAATGATTGCGGGAGCAGCAATGGCATTCAGTAGCGTATCTGTCGTTCTAAATAGCTTAAGGCTTAAACGAGTAAAACTTTAAGATTAATCATAAATTTAAATACTATGAAAACTATAAAATTCAAAACAAATATCAATTGTGGCGGTTGCATCTCTAAAGTAACCCCCTTTTTAAACAAACAAGAAGGGGTCGAAAGTTGGGAAGTGGACACTACTAATGCTGATAAAATCTTGACCATAGAAAGCGATGGTGCTTCAGAAGAAGATGTAAAAGCTACTTTGCAGAAAATTGGGTTTAGCGCGGAAAGTGTTGATGTTCGTTAATCACCAAACGCCTATAATAAATTTATATCCAATCTAAAAGATATCGTTCTGTCAGTACTGACTTAAGTCAAATGAAAAGAAAATGAAGGTAGCGGAAAAAAGCAAATTCTATAAAACGAAGTTATTGTGGCACCGAATACGCCATGGACTATTTTTATTCACCCTTAGAAATGCTCTGACCCGGATAGGATTGGACATCGCACCCTACTATTGGTATAGGGAAATAAAAAATGGAGCCGAAAAACCTGAGATTCGAGATAGCTTCAAAGACTATGAATTATGTTATATAGGTTTGGACGAGATTGGGATAATGAATAACATCATGGGGCTTACAACCAAGGAATTAGAGCAGAATTTAAGTATGGGGCAGATATGTATCGGTCTCAAGCGAGGGAAAGAGATTGCCGCCCTATTATTCGTTGATTTGCAGGATTTTGTGTTTAAAGGCCGCTCCTTCAAAATAAAAGATAAGGAAGGTTACCTTTTGAATGTTTACACGTTTCAGGCGTATAGAGGTAAGAACTTGGCTACCTACTTACGTTATCATTGCTTTGAACTTCTTGAAAACTATTGCGTAGAAGAACTTTACAGTATTGTCTCCTACTTCAATACGTCATCAATAAAAGTCAATAAAAAATTGAATGCCCAAAAGTTGAAACTCTATTTGTACATAGGATTGTTAAAAAGATACCATTGGAATTTTCTGTTGAAGGACTATTCCAAATAATCAAACCGGATAATTTGTTATTATATGGTGGTTATTCTGGGAAAAATTAAAATCAGATGATATTCCCTTATCCGCTACATCAACTATGATTTATACGATTATATTCGGATTGATATTGGCGCTTGCCGTTTATTATTTTTCCGGAATAGGAAAAAAAAAGGTAAAGCCCTTCCCAAATCATTGGCATCCGTTGCTGATGGATCATGTACTCTTTTACCGGAAACTTCCCAAAAGTGAACAGGCAGTTTTTCAACAACGAATGATGCAGTTTTTAAGCGAGGTTTCCATCGACGGAGTACAACTGGAGTTACAGGAACTGGACAAAATATTGATTGCCGCAAGTGCCGTGATTCCCGTTTTTGGTTTTGAAGAATGGCATTACACTAATTTAAGCGGTATACTTTTATATCCCGACCATTTTAATGAAGATTTAGAATTTGACAGCAAAGGACTACTGCGAAATATTGGCGGATTGGTCGGTAACGGAAGGTTCGAAAAACAGATGATTTTATCAAAAAAAGCGTTGTATCATGGCTTTGCCAATACGACTGATAAAAGCAACACCGGTATTCACGAATTTGCACACCTGATAGATAAAATAGACGATGTGACCGATGGAGTGCCAGAACGGTTATTGAAACATCAATATGCAATCCCATGGCTAAAGTTGATCCATAAGGAAATGGAAGCCATAAGCGATAATCATTCCGATATCCGAAAGTATGGCGGCACCAACGAAGCCGAGTTTTTTGCAGTGGCTTCTGAATACTTTTTTGAACGGCCCGATTTACTCAAGAAAAAGCATCCTGAACTCTATAAAATGCTGGTGGAATGTTTTAGGCAGGAACCAGTAGTTTTAGAAAAACAATTGCAAAAAGTTAAGGTCCACTAACAAATAAGGCTATGGGTGCTGTAAATGGCACGTATGATCGGCGTCATCACACAGACCATCAAGAGGTTTGCTGGAAGGCAGAGTCCAGGCCCCGCCATAGATAGCGGAAATCCCGGCGGACATTGGACACTCTTCCTCAGAATCAAGGAATATCAAACAAGAACGTCCAACTACGATGCCATGCCCTCGGGCCATGTGGCGACTTTTATGGCGACCATTACCGTCATTGCTACGAACTATCCTGAGATAAAATGGATAAAGCCCGTTGGCTATACCTTAATGGGTATCATGGCCTTCGAAATGATGAGCAGCAGGGTACATTGGGCCTCGGACTATCCCTTGGGTCTTTTTATCGGTTATGTAGTAGGCAAGGCGGCGGCCAATCGACGAATCAAGAAAATCGATACAAACGATGGTTTGGGTTGGAAAAAACCAGAAAGCATGAGGACTGAATTTGTTACAGGTCAGTTGGAAGGTTACACAACTTTGGGGATAATGTTTAGTTTTTGAAATATAGAGATCATTTTCATATTGCTCTCCCCTGTGCCTGCGGAAGTTGAAAACCCTCTGCCTCCAAGCCTGACCGAGCGAGCACGCTACGCTGGCCCGCATTCGGTCGTCTTTCCGGCTACGGTTTTTAAACATCCTCAGCACCGCGCATAAAAGCATGGAGGCACAAAAAAAGTGCTCCATGCATTTATCTTGCCTAAGCACAATTAATTTCGAAAATTCTTGTTTAAAATATGTAATCCTTAGTGATATATTTGTAGTAATTCAAGGCTAGTTCCAATGAAACCAAATATTTTCATCTTTTTTGCATTCCCGATGCTGCTATTTTTTTCGTGCAATAGCGACGACGACAGCGTTGCGGAATCGGATAGGAGCCAAGCTTTGTTGGGCCAGTGGGAGTATGAATCTATTGATTCCAATACAGCCGTGGACATCAATGGCGACGGTACGGTCAATGTAGACCTGTTCAATACCAACGAAATACGTCAATGTTTAAAGGATAATCTCACTTTCTTCAGCTCTAGGGGAGCTGAAGAAAAAGGTGCTTTTTCCATTAATGAAAACGGACTGTCCTGTGGGGAAGTGCCCGCATTTCAAAATGTCGAGGACGATAGGTACGAACTAATAGACAACTGGATCATACGATTTGATAACCGCAACGATTGGATTATCGTGGAGTTTACCAAAAACCGATTGGTCGTTGACCAAGAGGATTTTCTGGATGATCAGGATGTAGTGATTACCTACACTTTCAAGAGAAGCTAGTTTTAGTTATGCTTAGCTTAGCGCGTTAAAAGTGCCTTTGACATCAAACTCTGACCACTCTTCCCCTTACTTTGTCACTCCATTGGCCATTGGTATCCCTGACCCTGACCTCAAAGTCCTGGTCAAGATATTTTAAACGGCTTTCACGGGCTTCCTCTTCCAACATGAAATACCTATCCACCCCATCGCCCGAGGCTTCATTGTAATTGAATAAGCGGGTATCCCACCGATTGGTACTCCGGTTGAATATCCTGATTTCCACTTGATCCAACGTAGCACCGCCATAGGCCTCCGAACACTCGATATCAAAACAGGTATAGATCCTGACTTGATAATCACAACCGTTCAATCCCCCACAACTGACATTGTGCTTTTCCCCCTTGACCAATGCCACGGGCCTTCCTAAAGTGTCAACAAATGTGCTTCCGCTTTTGGAATGCCCCGTTGAGTTCTCCACCTCAAAATCAATGGTAAACGTATTTGAGGTCTCTGGATAGAAAGTAAGGTTGGTACTCCCGTAGTTCAACGGAATTGTCTCCCCCTCATCATATCTATTCCCACCATAAAAGAAATAACCGACACGGTTTCCATTGAAAGAAAATGTCATTTGATAGGTCACGGCCGGGTCATGAGTGCCTATGGCATTAGTAATGACCGTGATGTTAAAAGGTTCTTCTTCCAAACGTTCCCCTGGAGCCTGACTAACGGTCAACTCGAATGGTTCCTCGTACCTTTCATAGTTGATGTTGACGCTGGCCGTTTTCTCCACATCCGATGAAGAGCGTACCGTAAACGTTATGACATGACTGCCTTCGGTCGTTCCGACATACTTTCCCGAAAATGCCCCCACAGGTACATTAAAACTTTCTCCAGCGGAATAGCTAGTGCCCTCATATTCAAAAGAACCATTGTTGCCGCTTGCCGAAAAATACATCCCGTAGGTATCCCCACCGATTCCGATTTCGGAAATATTGAAGTTCATATCCACCTGTTCCCCTGTATAGGCTTGCTGCAATGTGCCCGATGCGGTAAAGGTGTAATCCTTGGCCGCCACGTTTACCGTAATATCCACAGTTTTCTCCAATCCCGTATCGTTTCGGACCGTGAAAGCCATTCGAACCGTACTTTCACTGGTTCCTTCGAGCGTCCAGTTAAAGTTGCCCGTATTGACATCGTAACTGTTTCCTGGGCTTACCTCTATACCATTGTTGTCCCTGATAAGCGCATTCCCGTTCATACTGAAACGCATGGTGTAATCCGAAGACCCGACACTTTCCGAAATATTGAAATTGAGACCGGTGGTTTCCCCCACGGTTATATCCGATTTTTGGGTGCCCCCGGTAAAGGTAAAATCGACCTGGTCAAAAGTGATGGTAGAGTTGGCCGTGCGGGTAACGTCCGATCCTGATTCGACACTGAGGACAATATTGTGCTGTCCGGGTTCCGATCCGGTATAGGAAATATTGTTGACCCCGGCGCCCAAGGGAAATTGTTCCCCCGGACCGTAGGTTATACCATTTACGGACATCGCCCCGTTTTGGCTGGAGGAGAAGAACGCTATGTAGCTGTCGTTCGCTCCCTCGGGCAGTTCGTCGATATCCACGATCATACCTACCGGAATATTGGAAAATTCCGTAGCCTTGGATGGGGTCATATTGACCGTAAAGTCGTTATTCCCGACAACGACGGTAACCTTATCTTCAAGGATCTGACCGTTGCTGTCACGAAGCAAAAAGGTTATTTCGTAGGTTCCTGCCTGTTCCCCGACGAAATCATACGCAAAGCTTCCCGGACTTACCGAAAAATATTGGCTAGGGATTATTGGCGAATTTCCATTGTATAATTGTGCGTCACCACCTGAAATGAAGTAGTTCAACTCATAGGAAACCCCATCGTAATCCCCTTGTTCGATAAGGCTTAATGAAATTGTACCACGCTGGCCTACCAATACCTCGTTGCTATTGGCCGAGGCATTGAATTCCAGTTCAAGTGGATTGGCATCCAGATCGATTTCGACGGGTCCGACCGCTTGCCCGTAATTGTCCGTAACGAGAAAATTGATGCGATGCGGGCCCAAGGTTTCGGGCGTATAAAACAATGGGAAATTACCCAAGTCGACCGGATAATCGGTATTGTTCTGAATGGTATTTCCATTGACCCCAGTAACCCTTCCGTTTCCTTCTTCTAGGTCATAGGTCAGGAAGTAATCGATATTGGATGTGTTGCCGTTCGATTTGATGTTGAAATTAAGCTGTGTCCGTTGGTTTACGAATACCTGGTTGCTTTCCGAATTTCCGCTAAACGTGAAGGGAATGTTGGCAATCTCGATCTCGACACTGTCCCTTTTCCTCTGGCCATTGCTGTCTCGTATATCAAAATAGATTTTGCGCTGCCCCAATTCATCGTCCTCAAAAGTATAGTTATAATTGCCGGGATCGATGCCGCGAAAAGTCCCGGGGTCCATGACCCCGCCATTTTGGTCCCGTACGATTCCCGCGCCTTGGCTATCGGAAGAAAAGGAATGGCTAATATCATAGGTAACTTCGCTTTCCCCGTCCTGTGTCTGCAAATCGATATTGATTGCTAGATTGGTGTCCAGCTCCACTTGTGAGGATGCCGCCGTCGCCCTGAACGTGAAATTGACATTTCCGACTGTCAGCAGCAGCTCGTTCGTCAGGGACGCCCCATCGGGAGCCCTGGCAACCATGGTCAATTTATGCTCGCCCAAGGTTTCTGGAAGGTAGCCAAATTCGGTAATGCCCTTGGGCAACTTGAACGGGGTTCCCGCATCGTAGGTAACATCGTCCAAATGGAGCTTGCCAGAACCATCTTCCAGTTGGTAGGTAATCCCAAATTCCTCGGTCGATTCCCCATCCGGAGCTACCGTGTTCTTGTCCCGTAGCAAGGTTACATTTACGGGATTCCGACTATTGATAATGAAATCCCCGGTACCCTTTCCCAAGAGAAAGCTGAAACTGGCGTACTTGACATTGTAGGCCAACTCCAACTCCTTTTGCAATTGGTTTGAATCCCAGGCCAATACCTTGACTTTATGCATACCCGTATCGATGGGCATATACCGGTAGGATAGGTCAAAGTCCTTGACCAAAATGGTGTCATTTTCGCGGATGGTATCGTTTTCCGTACCTAAATAATAGCCTTTTCCGTCAAGGATATTATATTTCATGAAATAGGAAACGGTGGAGACCATCCGCTCTGGTTCCAAGCTGAAATCCGTTCTTGCAGCTTCAAATACAAAACCGTTTTCCTCGTTGTTACCATCAAAGGTGAAATCGAAGGGATCCTGCACTATTCCTTCAAAGTCCTTGCTACAGGCAATTATAAATATTATGCATAGCGAACCTATGGCGACTATGCGTTGTGGGGTATTGAATTTCATAACGTCGCTTTTTAAAACAAAAAATACCGTAGGCCGACGCCGACATACGGATAAAAATTTCCCACGTCCGAATTGACATGGTAGTATTCGTTGGCCTTGACCAATAGCGAAAAATCATTGCTCAGGCCTATTTCCATTTCCGCACCGAGATACAGGCCATAAATAAACTGGCTTTTACCATTGATAAGGGCACCGGTGGGCAGTTCATTGCTTCCGTTATTGATGACCTCGTATCCGAACAGCCCACCGCCACCGAGGAAAAGGCTAAAATTTTTTCTTCGAGGCGCCATGAATACACGATAGTACAGCCCCGGCTGAATAGTGAAAATATTATAGGGAATATATTGGGCACCCTTGTCCTCGGCAATTGCGGCCAAAACACTTATCTGAAAATATTGGAACCGATTGGGATGAAAATTGAACGTTCCCATAATGCCGTATCCATCCTCGACATAGCCACCGCTCACTCCGACCGAAGAGGCAAGGTTCCCC
This window of the Maribacter cobaltidurans genome carries:
- a CDS encoding thiolase family protein → MKNSKSEIWLIAGLRTPFAKVDKDFKDKDALHLSIPVVQEMIKRDSLSPNLFIWGSVAPNLGYSNLAREILMDAELDQSIPALTTIMACSTSMMAAIEAAGLISEEEVALVGGVESMSRVQLGLNQNFSDWLRRLFQSKTLADKFSKLKDLSFGDIRLFIPSVTNRTTGLSMGEHSEITTKRLNIDRERQDEIALNSHQNYIKGRNNGFFDDLILSLDGVEEDKIPRENTSLEQLAKLNPVFDKESGNGSLTAGNSSLLTDGAAGLWVCGSKAKEKFSDESYAVQLIDWEIAAVNIEKEGLLMATTFAIPRLMARHNLRYDNIDLWEVHEAFGSQVAANVQLLEDKNHLKKVGVSFDFGAFPWDHLNPNGGSIAIGHPFGATGARIINQSIKELAQMGPGKKAVVSVCADGGLGTVMLLES
- a CDS encoding heavy metal translocating P-type ATPase, whose product is METTTVLEQKDKTKKSDIKKSFPVTGMTCAACASSVESILSHTEGVNNAIVNFASSSVLVDYDENVTEEKLQNALRQVGYDIIINAEDPSEVQEELRQKHYYDIKNRTIWSAILTLPIFILGMFFMHWEPGKWISLVLTFPVLFWFGRSFFINAFKQAKHGKANMDTLVALSTGIAFLFSVFNTLFPEFWLSRGIEPHVYYEAATVIITFISLGKLLEERAKSNTSSAIKKLMGLQPKTLKIIEHGEEKEIPISSVQVGQTILVRPGEKIPVDGEVSKGSSYVDESMITGEPVPVEKSGGGKVFAGTVNQKGSFQFTAEKVGGETLLSQIIKMVQEAQGSKAPVQKLVDKIAGIFVPIVLGISIITFIVWMSVGDDNAFSQALLTSVAVLVIACPCALGLATPTAIMVGIGKGAENNILIKDAESLELGHKVNAVILDKTGTITEGKPLVTDIHWSENNKDTKKYKQILLAIEAQSEHPLAEAVVNLLKEEDIEQTEIDSFESITGMGVKAQAKNGSQYYVGNHKLMLEKNIQINASLMQTAESLEEQAKTVIFYGNDEQVLAILAIADKIKETSKKAIATLQERDIEVFMLTGDNNKTAAAVAQQVGITNYQGEVMPSDKAAFVEKLQADGKIVAMVGDGINDSHALAQANVSIAMGKGSDIAMDVAKMTLITSDLQSIPKALELSKKTVLGIRQNLFWAFIYNIIGIPIAAGVLYPINGFLLDPMIAGAAMAFSSVSVVLNSLRLKRVKL
- a CDS encoding heavy-metal-associated domain-containing protein; translated protein: MKTIKFKTNINCGGCISKVTPFLNKQEGVESWEVDTTNADKILTIESDGASEEDVKATLQKIGFSAESVDVR
- a CDS encoding GNAT family N-acetyltransferase, whose amino-acid sequence is MKVAEKSKFYKTKLLWHRIRHGLFLFTLRNALTRIGLDIAPYYWYREIKNGAEKPEIRDSFKDYELCYIGLDEIGIMNNIMGLTTKELEQNLSMGQICIGLKRGKEIAALLFVDLQDFVFKGRSFKIKDKEGYLLNVYTFQAYRGKNLATYLRYHCFELLENYCVEELYSIVSYFNTSSIKVNKKLNAQKLKLYLYIGLLKRYHWNFLLKDYSK
- a CDS encoding M90 family metallopeptidase, giving the protein MIYTIIFGLILALAVYYFSGIGKKKVKPFPNHWHPLLMDHVLFYRKLPKSEQAVFQQRMMQFLSEVSIDGVQLELQELDKILIAASAVIPVFGFEEWHYTNLSGILLYPDHFNEDLEFDSKGLLRNIGGLVGNGRFEKQMILSKKALYHGFANTTDKSNTGIHEFAHLIDKIDDVTDGVPERLLKHQYAIPWLKLIHKEMEAISDNHSDIRKYGGTNEAEFFAVASEYFFERPDLLKKKHPELYKMLVECFRQEPVVLEKQLQKVKVH
- a CDS encoding phosphatase PAP2 family protein; the encoded protein is MARMIGVITQTIKRFAGRQSPGPAIDSGNPGGHWTLFLRIKEYQTRTSNYDAMPSGHVATFMATITVIATNYPEIKWIKPVGYTLMGIMAFEMMSSRVHWASDYPLGLFIGYVVGKAAANRRIKKIDTNDGLGWKKPESMRTEFVTGQLEGYTTLGIMFSF
- a CDS encoding TraQ conjugal transfer family protein, whose amino-acid sequence is MKFNTPQRIVAIGSLCIIFIIACSKDFEGIVQDPFDFTFDGNNEENGFVFEAARTDFSLEPERMVSTVSYFMKYNILDGKGYYLGTENDTIRENDTILVKDFDLSYRYMPIDTGMHKVKVLAWDSNQLQKELELAYNVKYASFSFLLGKGTGDFIINSRNPVNVTLLRDKNTVAPDGESTEEFGITYQLEDGSGKLHLDDVTYDAGTPFKLPKGITEFGYLPETLGEHKLTMVARAPDGASLTNELLLTVGNVNFTFRATAASSQVELDTNLAINIDLQTQDGESEVTYDISHSFSSDSQGAGIVRDQNGGVMDPGTFRGIDPGNYNYTFEDDELGQRKIYFDIRDSNGQRKRDSVEIEIANIPFTFSGNSESNQVFVNQRTQLNFNIKSNGNTSNIDYFLTYDLEEGNGRVTGVNGNTIQNNTDYPVDLGNFPLFYTPETLGPHRINFLVTDNYGQAVGPVEIDLDANPLELEFNASANSNEVLVGQRGTISLSLIEQGDYDGVSYELNYFISGGDAQLYNGNSPIIPSQYFSVSPGSFAYDFVGEQAGTYEITFLLRDSNGQILEDKVTVVVGNNDFTVNMTPSKATEFSNIPVGMIVDIDELPEGANDSYIAFFSSSQNGAMSVNGITYGPGEQFPLGAGVNNISYTGSEPGQHNIVLSVESGSDVTRTANSTITFDQVDFTFTGGTQKSDITVGETTGLNFNISESVGSSDYTMRFSMNGNALIRDNNGIEVSPGNSYDVNTGNFNWTLEGTSESTVRMAFTVRNDTGLEKTVDITVNVAAKDYTFTASGTLQQAYTGEQVDMNFNISEIGIGGDTYGMYFSASGNNGSFEYEGTSYSAGESFNVPVGAFSGKYVGTTEGSHVITFTVRSSSDVEKTASVNINYERYEEPFELTVSQAPGERLEEEPFNITVITNAIGTHDPAVTYQMTFSFNGNRVGYFFYGGNRYDEGETIPLNYGSTNLTFYPETSNTFTIDFEVENSTGHSKSGSTFVDTLGRPVALVKGEKHNVSCGGLNGCDYQVRIYTCFDIECSEAYGGATLDQVEIRIFNRSTNRWDTRLFNYNEASGDGVDRYFMLEEEARESRLKYLDQDFEVRVRDTNGQWSDKVRGRVVRV
- a CDS encoding conjugal transfer protein TraO; this encodes MKAKLFFITVLFCLAGSAVSGQMRGNLASSVGVSGGYVEDGYGIMGTFNFHPNRFQYFQISVLAAIAEDKGAQYIPYNIFTIQPGLYYRVFMAPRRKNFSLFLGGGGLFGYEVINNGSNELPTGALINGKSQFIYGLYLGAEMEIGLSNDFSLLVKANEYYHVNSDVGNFYPYVGVGLRYFLF